The Vitis vinifera cultivar Pinot Noir 40024 chromosome 18, ASM3070453v1 region CAGTAACAAGAAACAACCTGAACCATATTATTTGAATTCTGCTAGTCGGATGCTAACCTGTTGTCATAATGGCCGATCTTATTGCAGAGGGGCTCCATGAGGGGTTTTGGGATTTGACTGTAGCAGCTATTCCAGAAACATGCGGGCATGCCATGGAAGTTCCTGAGAGCAAATTGAATAGTGGGGGCTCCTTCCCTGCCGGAGCCTCTGCTGTGTCATTGCCAATCCATGCTGCAAGAATGTTCACTCCTGGTGCTGCAATATCAGGCTGCCAAAAACATCAGGTTAGATATACCAGTCAGCCTCCTTGTTTTAAGGGGGAAAACACAAAAGAAAGGCTCAGGGCCAGTGTGTTGGGCTCAGCCAACAATTCAATTCTAGAACAAAATGGAAGATGGATGGATAATGAGAAACATTTGCCTTGAGAAGGTTCTTTGTGGCATACGAAGGACCTCTGGATGAGAAGTAGGCCACAGCAGGTGCTGGTTTATATTGTTCCACTGATACAGTAGCTAGAATTGTCGCGACTGGGTTCCTTCACAAAATATCGACATCATCAGAagcttaaaaaggaaaaagtgggTTCCCATTGATATAACTATGTGTAACATTTTATTTGGATAAAACTGATGTTATTACCTGGTGGAATTGATATAGGATAGGATCTCTGAAGCATCCTTTGAAGTGATGACAGTCAATGGAAAAGCTCCATATCTAGAAGCCACTGCTCTTGTTTCATCCTCAATCAAAATTAATCCAACCCCTCCAAGGCGCTTCACTTCCTCCAGCTTCTCTGTCTGGGTGTATTCTCCGTCATCATTGTCACACAGAACAATCCTCCCCTTGATCTTGTCTTCACCTAATGAATTTGGCTTACAGTTTCTGCAAAACCCGAATGTTTTAATCCACCAGGGATGTTGCATTTGGAATTTACAAGATGATATTGCAGTGCCTAAGACAACATGATTGAATTATGTGTTGGGTTTTATTCGTTCTACATACCTTGCATCATCCACCTTGCTGGAATTTGACTTGGCTGAACTGCCATATATCAATGGATACGCTggagatttttttatattagcaAAATTTATGCCTTCACCCTgaagttcaaaatgaaaaaacatgACCATGTGCTAAGCTTATCctgaattgaaatttttgtgAGATATGTTCGAAAGCCAGGCAGCTGGGTTAAGGTTGGTAAAAGATACGAAAATCAGCCTGACCTTAATCACTTTGTTTCCTCCCAAAACAACATCAGACTCGAAGTCCCTGTCAATGGTGGTGGCACCCACGGTCAAAATCCAGGGAGCAATGTTCACTACAGTTTGAGGGCTGGGGCCGTCATTGCCTGCGGAGCACACTACCGTGATCCCTTTCGCAACGGCGTGATAGGCTCCAATGGCAATTGGGTCAGTGGAGAATTCAAGCTCAAACACAGCTGATGAACCTAGAGACAGCGATAGCACATCGACCCCGTCTGAAATTGCATCATCAAATGCAGCTAGAATAGATGATCCACGACACCCAAAGAACGTACAAACTCTATACATGGCGATCCTTGAGCCGGGCGATCCACCCTTGGCGGTCCCTGAAGCTAGGCCATAGTACGATACGTCTGGAAGAGAATTTCCAGCTGCAGTTGAGGCCACATGTGTACCATGCCCGATCATGTCCCTGGCCGTGTGAGGCACTGCAGATGCAGCATCAGAGTCGTTGTAATACCTTGCTCCGATCAGCTTCCTGACTCAAATTAAGCATTTCCAATCATAAACTCAAATTAATTTTgcaaatatttacatatataggaaatgtaaatattattcCTCTGTGAATAATAGTTTTCTCTATAAAATTGATGAAGACTGTTGTGAGAAAAGCAATACAATGATACACCTGTTGCATTTAAAGGAGTCGACATCATTGCTTTCCATGCATGTCCCTCTCCAGCGCGAGGGAACCGGGCCCATGGTCTTGTCGCTAAAGCTCTCAGACTCAGGCCAAATTCCTATAAACCCATAATTCCATTTTTAAGTATGTACTACAATTGAAGTAGAGTTAGTATTTGGAATTGAAATTCACCTGTATCCAAGATGCCAATGATGGTGTCAGCTTGTCCACTAGATTGGGAGTCACCATCAGAACCGGGTTTGGAGTCAGTCTCTAGATCAGTTTGGTAGTGTAAGAAAT contains the following coding sequences:
- the LOC100257482 gene encoding CO(2)-response secreted protease, which encodes MKVLSVSFFLFLFLLSPLRETRADEMKNDRIYIVYMGAATSSEGSYRYDHAQILSSLLKRKANALVHSYRHGFSGFAAHLTEEEARSIAQKPGVVSVFEDPVLQLHTTRSWDFLHYQTDLETDSKPGSDGDSQSSGQADTIIGILDTGIWPESESFSDKTMGPVPSRWRGTCMESNDVDSFKCNRKLIGARYYNDSDAASAVPHTARDMIGHGTHVASTAAGNSLPDVSYYGLASGTAKGGSPGSRIAMYRVCTFFGCRGSSILAAFDDAISDGVDVLSLSLGSSAVFELEFSTDPIAIGAYHAVAKGITVVCSAGNDGPSPQTVVNIAPWILTVGATTIDRDFESDVVLGGNKVIKGEGINFANIKKSPAYPLIYGSSAKSNSSKVDDARNCKPNSLGEDKIKGRIVLCDNDDGEYTQTEKLEEVKRLGGVGLILIEDETRAVASRYGAFPLTVITSKDASEILSYINSTRNPVATILATVSVEQYKPAPAVAYFSSRGPSYATKNLLKPDIAAPGVNILAAWIGNDTAEAPAGKEPPLFNLLSGTSMACPHVSGIAATVKSQNPSWSPSAIRSAIMTTATQKNNLKAPITTHSGSVATPYDYGAGEVSPSGPLQPGLVYETDTADYLQFLCNHGYDISKIKLISPTLPDGFTCPKNANADLISNMNYPSIAISKFNGNESKKVSRTVTNVGSDDETQYTVSVSAAAGVDVKVIPDTLKFTKNSKKLSYQVIFSSNGSSSVKGAVFGSITWTNGKHKVRSPFVVSSD